From a single Drosophila sulfurigaster albostrigata strain 15112-1811.04 chromosome 3, ASM2355843v2, whole genome shotgun sequence genomic region:
- the LOC133845276 gene encoding teneurin-m isoform X4: MNPYEYESTLDCRDTGGGPLPHSPCPGTLPMTGRHLATSGGGGNGGGGSHSQTLQHQNQQNLQVAAAAAAAAAAAQQSSSHYDYEYQHLPHRPPDNTAANLTAQRTHGRQGFLLEGVTPTAPPDVPPRNPTMSRMNNARLIAGAVANNPNDLGVDFEPSCLVRTPSGNVYIPSGNININKGSPIDYKSGSACSTPTKDTLKGGYERSTQGCPVLPPRSMNGMPTHHYSAPMNFRKDLPAWCSANWLSIVAFSAVALFCIVLILLTSTGKLSWSPTAPCTVLVGNEAAEVTAAKSTNTDLSKLHNASVRAKNGQGIGIIQGQGGGPGGGGGTSTATVTTATSNSGTAQGLQSTSASAEATSSAAAATATSSSQSSLAPSTSLSSSLANANNGGARTFPARSFPPDGTTFGQITLGQKLTKEIQPYSYWNMQFYQSEPAYVKFDYTIPRGASIGVYGRRNALPTHTQYHFKEVLSGFSVSTRTARAAHLSITREVTRYMEPGHWFVSLYNDDGDVQELTFYAAIAEDMTQNCPNGCSGNGQCLLGHCQCNPGFGGDDCSESVCPVLCSQHGDYTNGECICNPGWKGKECSLRHDECEVADCNGHGHCVSGKCQCMRGYKGKFCEEVDCPHPNCSGHGFCADGTCICKKGWKGVDCATMDQDALQCLPDCSGHGTFDLDTQTCTCESKWSGDDCSKELCDLDCGQHGRCEGDACACDPEWGGDYCNTRLCDSRCNEHGQCKNGTCLCVTGWNGKHCTIEGCPNSCAAHGQCRVSGEGQWECRCYEGWDGPDCGIALELNCGDSKDNDKDGLVDCEDPECCASHVCKNSQLCVSAPKPIDVLLRKQPPAITASFFERMKFLIDESSLQNYAKLEAFNESRSAVIRGRVVTSLGMGLVGVRVSTTTVLEGFTLTRDDGWFDLMVNGGGAVTLQFGRAPFRPQSRIVQVPWNEVVIIDMMVMSMSDEKALATTTTHTCFSHDYDQMKPVVLASWKHGFQGACPDRSAILAESQVIQESLQIPGTGLNLVYHSSRAAGYLSTIKLQLTPDTIPATLHLIHLRITIEGILFERVFEADPGIKFTYAWNRLNIYRQRVYGVTTAVVKVGYQYTDCKDIVWDIQTTKLSGHDMSISEVGGWNLDIHHRYNFHEGILQKGDGSNIYLRNKPRIILTTMGDGHQRPLECQDCDGYALKQRLLAPVALAAAPDGSLFVGDFNYIRRIMTDGTIRTVVKLNATRVSYRYHMALSPLDGTLYISDPESHQIIRVRNMSDYDRPEQNWEPVVGSGERCLPGDEAHCGDGALAKDAKLAYPKGIAISSDNILYFADGTNIRMVDRDGIVSTLIGNHMHKSHWKPIPCEGTLKLEEMHLRWPTELAVSPMDNTLHIIDDHMILRMTPDGRVRVISGRVQHCATASTVYDAELATHATLVMPQSIAFGPLGELFVAESDSQRINRVRVIGTDGRIASFAGAESKCNCLERGCDCFEADHYLATSAKFNTIAALAVTPDGHVHIADQANYRIRSVMSSIPEASPSREYEIYAPDMQEIYIFNRFGQHVSTRNILTGETTYVFTYNVNTSNGKLSTVTDAAGNKVFLLRDYTSQVNSIENTKGQKCRLRMTRMKMLHELSTPDNYNVTYEYHGPTGLLKTKLDSTGRSYVYNYDEFGRLTSAVTPTGRVIELTFDLSVKGAQVKVSENAQKEISMLIQGSTVVVKNGAAESRTTVGMDGSTTSITPWGHNLQMEVMPYTILAEQSPLLGESYPVPAKQRTEIAGDLANRFEWRYFVRRQQPLQPGKQNKGAPRPVTEVGRKLRVNGDNVLTLEYDRETQSVVVMVDDKQELLNVTYDRTSRPVSFRPQSGDYADVDLEYDRFGRLVSWKWGVLQEAYTFDRNGRLNEIKYGDGSSMVYTFKDMFGSLPLKVTTPRRSDYLLQYDDAGALQSLTTPRGHIHSFSLQTSLGFFKYQYYSPINRHPFEILYNDEGQILAKIHPHQSGKVAFVHDAAGRLETILAGLFSTHYTYQESTSLVKSVEVQEPGFELRREFKYHAGILKDEKLRFGSKNSLSSAHYKYAYDGNARLSGIEMAIDDKELPTTRYKYSQNLGQLEVVQDLKITRNAFNRTVIQDSAKQFFTIVDYDQHGRVKSVLMNIKSFDVFRLELDYDLRNRIKSQKTTFGRSTAFDKINYNADGHVIEVLGTNNWKYLYDENGNTVGIVDQGEKINLGYDIGDRVIKVGDIEFNNYDARGFVVRRGEQKYRYNNRGQLIHAFERDRFQSWYYYDDRSRLVAWHDSKGNVTQYFYANPKTPNLVSHVHFPEQGKTMKFYYDDRDMLIALEHAEQRYYVATDQNGSPLAFFDMNGGIVKEVKRTPFGRTIKDTKPDFFVPIDFHGGLIDPHTKLIYTERRQYDPTVGQWMTPLWETLATEMSNPTDVFIYRYHNNDPINRNKPQDYMIDLDAWLRLFGYELNNMQSNRYTKLSQYTPQASIKSNTLAPDFGVISGLECIVEKTNEKFSDFDFAPKPLLKMEPKMRNLLPRVSYRRAVFGEGVLLSRIGGRALVSVVDGSNSVVQDVVSSVFNNSYFLDLHFSIHDQDVFYFVKDNVLKLRDDNEELRRLGGMFNISTHEISDHGGSAAKELRLHGPEAVVIIKYGVDPEQERHRILKHAHKRAVERAWELEKQLVAAGFQGRGDWTEEEKEELIQHGDVDGWIGIDIHSIHKYPQLADDPGNVAFQRDAKRKRRKSGNSHRMSSNRRQQQKYGEVSA; the protein is encoded by the exons ATATCAACAAGGGCTCACCCATTGACTATAAGAGCGGATCGGCCTGTTCCACACCCACAAAAGACACACTCAAAGGGGGCTACGAGCGCAGCACGCAAGGCTGCCCGGTGCTGCCGCCCAGGAGCATGAACGGAATGCCCACACATCATTATTCGGCGCCGATGAACTTTCGCAAGGATCTGCCCGCCTGGTGCTCAGCCAACTGGCTGAGCATTGTCGCCTTCTCAGCCGTTGCACTGTTCTGCATTGTCCTCATTCTGTTGACCAGCACCGGCAAACTGTCATGGTCACCCACGGCTCCCTGCACCGTGCTCGTTGGCAACGAGGCGGCCGAGGTTACGGCCGCGAAGAGCACAAACACTGATCTATCCAAGCTGCATAATGCATCGGTTCGCGCGAAAAATGGTCAAGGAATTGGAATTATACAAGGACAGGGTGGTGGACCTGGCGGCGGCGGAGGGACATCGACGGCAACCGTGACGACGGCCACATCGAACAGTGGGACAGCGCAGGGATTACAGTCGACATCCGCTTCGGCTGAGGCAACCTCATCTGCAGCGGCTGCCACTGCAACATCCTCGTCGCAATCGTCGCTGGCGCCATCGACTTCATTGTCCTCATCCTTGGCGAATGCCAATAATGGAG GTGCTCGCACATTCCCAGCGCGTAGTTTTCCACCAGATGGCACCACTTTTGGTCAGATAACATTGGGCCAGAAGTTGACAAAGGAGATACAACCGTACAGTTATTGGAACATGCAATTCTATCAATCGGAGCCGGCGTATGTCAAGTTCGACTATACCATACCGCGAGGTGCATCCATTGGTGTCTATGGACGTCGCAATGCtttacccacacacactcaataTCACTTCAAGGAGGTGCTGAGTGGTTTTAGTGTGAGCACACGCACCGCTCGAGCGGCACAC CTTTCGATAACTCGCGAAGTCACACGCTACATGGAGCCAGGTCATTGGTTCGTTTCGCTCTACAACGATGATGGGGATGTGCAGGAATTGACCTTCTATGCAGCCATTGCCGAGGATATGACACAAAACTGTCCAAACGGTTGCTCCGGCAATGGACAGTGTCTGCTTGGGCATTGTCAGTGTAATCCCGGTTTTGGTGGCGACGATTGCAGCGAAAGTGTTTGTCCAGTGTTGTGCTCGCAGCATGGCGACTACACCAATGGCGAATGCATTTGCAATCCCGGCTGGAAGGGCAAGGAATGCTCCCTGCGCCACGACGAATGCGAGGTTGCTGATTGCAATGGTCATGGTCACTGCGTTAGCGGCAAGTGCCAATGCATGCGCGGCTACAAGGGCAAATTCTGCGAAGAAG TGGACTGTCCACATCCGAATTGCTCGGGACACGGTTTCTGCGCTGACGGTACTTGCATCTGCAAGAAGGGCTGGAAGGGCGTGGATTGCGCCACCATGGATCAGGATGCTCTGCAATGCTTACCCGACTGCTCGGGCCATGGCACTTTCGATCTGGACACACAGACCTGCACCTGCGAGAGCAAGTGGAGTGGCGACGATTGCTCAAAGGAGCTGTGCGATCTGGACTGCGGTCAGCATGGACGTTGCGAGGGCGATGCTTGCGCCTGTGATCCCGAATGGGGCGGAGATTATTGCAATACACGACTCTGTGACAGTCGTTGCAATGAGCATGGTCAGTGCAAGAATGGAACGTGTCTTTGTGTCACCGGCTGGAATGGCAAGCATTGCACCATCGAGGGTTGTCCTAACAGTTGTGCGGCACATGGTCAATGTCGAGTCAGTGGCGAGGGACAATGGGAATGCCGTTGCTACGAGGGCTGGGATGGACCCGATTGTGGCATCGCTCTGGAGTTGAACTGCGGCGACAGCAAGGACAATGACAAAG ATGGCCTAGTTGACTGTGAAGATCCCGAGTGTTGTGCCAGCCACGTCTGTAAGAACTCCCAGCTGTGTGTTTCCGCACCCAAGCCCATTGATGTGCTTTTGAGAAAGCAGCCACCAGCAATTACCGCCTCGTTCTTTGAGCGCATGAAATTCCTGATCGACGAGAGCAGTCTGCAAAACTACGCCAAACTGGAAGCTTTTAATGAGAG CCGATCTGCAGTTATTCGCGGACGCGTTGTCACCTCCCTGGGCATGGGACTGGTTGGCGTGCGTGTCTCCACCACAACTGTACTGGAAGGATTTACACTTACCCGCGACGATGGCTGGTTCGATCTGATGGTGAACGGTGGCGGTGCTGTGACGCTGCAATTTGGACGTGCCCCCTTCCGGCCACAGTCACGCATTGTTCAAGTGCCATGGAACGAGGTTGTCATCATCGATATGATGGTCATGAGCATGTCCGATGAAAAGGCTTTGGCTaccacaaccacacacacttGCTTCTCCCACGACTACGATCAAATGAAGCCGGTGGTGTTGGCCTCCTGGAAACATGGCTTCCAAGGCGCCTGCCCCGATCGCAGTGCCATTCTCGCCGAGTCGCAGGTCATTCAGGAATCCCTGCAAATTCCCGGCACCGGTTTGAATCTCGTCTACCACTCGTCACGCGCTGCTGGCTATTTGTCAACGATCAAACTGCAATTGACACCGGACACCATTCCTGCTACACTGCATCTAATCCATCTGCGTATCACCATTGAAGGCATATTGTTTGAGCGTGTGTTTGAGGCAGACCCGGGCATCAAGTTCACCTACGCCTGGAATCGCTTGAACATCTACAGACAGCGTGTCTATGGCGTAACCACTGCGGTCGTCAAGGTCGGTTATCAGTACACCGACTGCAAGGACATTGTCTGGGATATACAGACAACCAAATTGAGCGGCCACGACATGTCTATCTCTGAGGTGGGTGGCTGGAACTTGGACATCCATCATCGTTACAATTTCCACGAGGGCATTCTGCAAAAGGGCGACGGTTCGAACATTTATCTGCGCAACAAACCCCGCATCATCCTCACCACCATGGGTGATGGTCATCAGCGTCCGCTGGAGTGCCAGGACTGCGATGGTTATGCTCTGAAGCAGCGTCTGCTTGCGCCCGTTGCTCTGGCCGCCGCTCCCGATGGCAGTCTGTTTGTAGGCGACTTCAATTACATTCGCCGCATCATGACCGACGGCACCATTCGCACTGTAGTCAAGCTGAACGCCACCCGAGTGTCGTATCGTTATCACATGGCTCTGAGTCCTTTGGATGGCACACTGTACATCTCTGACCCCGAATCTCATCAGATTATCCGCGTGCGCAACATGAGCGATTATGACCGTCCGGAACAGAACTGGGAACCCGTTGTGGGCTCCGGTGAGCGTTGTCTGCCCGGAGATGAGGCGCATTGCGGTGATGGCGCCTTGGCCAAGGATGCCAAGCTCGCCTATCCCAAGGGCATTGCCATCTCCAGCGATAATATCTTGTACTTCGCTGATGGCACCAACATTCGCATGGTCGATCGCGATGGCATCGTGAGCACCTTGATTGGCAATCACATGCACAAGTCCCACTGGAAACCCATTCCCTGCGAGGGCACACTCAAGCTGGAGGAGATGCACTTGCGTTGGCCCACCGAACTGGCTGTTTCGCCCATGGATAACACTCTGCACATTATTGACGATCACATGATCTTACGCATGACCCCTGATGGCCGAGTTCGCGTGATTTCCGGCCGTGTACAACATTGTGCCACAGCCTCCACTGTCTACGATGCAGAGTTGGCCACACACGCTACCCTCGTGATGCCGCAGTCCATTGCCTTTGGTCCACTGGGTGAACTGTTTGTTGCCGAAAGCGATTCACAGCGCATTAATCGCGTGCGCGTCATTGGCACCGATGGACGCATTGCTTCGTTTGCAGGCGCCGAATCCAAGTGCAATTGCCTGGAGCGTGGCTGCGATTGCTTCGAAGCTGATCACTATTTGGCCACGAGTGCCAAGTTCAACACAATTGCCGCTTTGGCTGTAACACCCGACGGTCATGTGCACATTGCTGATCAGGCCAATTATCGCATTCGCTCGGTCATGTCCAGCATTCCGGAGGCGAGTCCGTCGCGTGAATACGAGATCTACGCACCCGACATGCAGGAGATTTACATCTTCAATCGCTTTGGCCAACACGTGTCCACCAGGAACATCTTAACAGGCGAGACAACCTATGTGTTTACCTACAACGTCAACACCTCTAATGGCAAACTGAGCACGGTGACGGATGCGGCGGGCAACAAAGTGTTCCTACTACGCGACTACACCTCGCAGGTGAACTCGATTGAGAACACCAAGGGCCAGAAGTGCCGACTGCGAATGACGCGCATGAAGATGCTGCACGAGCTGAGCACTCCCGATAACTACAATGTCACCTACGAGTATCATGGACCCACCGGACTGCTAAAGACTAAACTGGACTCCACCGGACGTTCTTATGTCTACAACTACGATGAGTTTGGTCGCTTGACCTCGGCTGTGACTCCCACCGGACGTGTCATTGAGCTCACCTTCGATCTGAGCGTGAAAGGTGCCCAGGTTAAGGTCTCCGAGAATGCACAGAAGGAGATCTCAATGCTCATTCAGGGCTCTACAGTTGTGGTGAAGAATGGCGCCGCCGAGTCGCGCACCACGGTGGGCATGGATGGCTCCACCACCAGCATTACACCTTGGGGACACAATCTGCAAATGGAAGTGATGCCGTACACCATCCTGGCCGAGCAGAGCCCTCTGCTAGGCGAGAGTTATCCAGTGCCCGCCAAGCAGCGCACCGAGATTGCCGGCGATCTGGCTAATCGTTTCGAGTGGCGTTACTTTGTGCGTCGccagcagccgctgcagccAGGCAAACAGAACAAGGGAGCTCCGCGCCCCGTCACCGAGGTCGGACGCAAATTACGCGTCAATGGCGACAATGTGCTGACCCTGGAGTACGATCGTGAGACGCAATCGGTTGTGGTGATGGTCGACGACAAGCAGGAACTTCTCAATGTTACCTATGATCGCACCTCACGTCCTGTTAGCTTCCGTCCGCAGTCGGGCGATTATGCCGACGTGGATCTCGAGTACGATCGCTTTGGACGCTTGGTCAGCTGGAAGTGGGGTGTGCTGCAGGAGGCCTACACCTTCGATCGCAACGGTCGCCTCAATGAGATCAAATATGGCGACGGTTCGTCGATGGTCTACACCTTTAAGGACATGTTTGGCTCGCTGCCGCTTAAGGTGACCACGCCACGCAGATCAGATTATTTGCTGCAATACGACGATGCGGGTGCATTGCAGAGTTTGACAACGCCACGCGGACACATTCATTCGTTCTCGCTGCAAACATCGCTTGGCTTCTTCAAGTACCAATACTACTCGCCCATTAATCGCCATCCCTTCGAGATACTGTACAACGATGAGGGACAAATACTCGCCAAGATCCATCCACATCAATCGGGCAAGGTTGCCTTTGTGCATGATGCTGCCGGCCGTCTTGAGACCATTCTGGCTGGACTCTTCAGCACCCACTATACGTATCAGGAGAGCACCAGCTTGGTCAAGTCCGTGGAGGTGCAGGAGCCAGGCTTTGAACTGCGTCGCGAGTTCAAGTACCACGCCGGCATACTCAAGGATGAGAAGCTCCGCTTTGGCTCCAAGAATTCACTGTCTTCTGCTCACTACAAATATGCCTACGATGGCAACGCACGCTTGAGTGGCATTGAGATGGCCATCGATGACAAGGAGCTGCCCACCACACGCTACAAGTACAGCCAGAATCTGGGACAACTTGAGGTGGTGCAGGATCTGAAGATCACACGCAATGCCTTCAATCGCACTGTCATCCAAGACTCAGCCAAACAGTTCTTTACCATTGTGGATTACGATCAACATGGTCGTGTGAAGAGCGTGTTGATGAACATCAAGAGCTTCGATGTGTTCCGCCTGGAACTCGACTACGATCTGCGCAATCGCATCAAGTCACAGAAGACAACTTTCGGAAGATCGACAGCCTTCGATAAGATCAACTACAATGCCGATGGTCATGTGATTGAGGTATTGGGCACCAACAACTGGAAGTATTTGTATGATGAGAATGGCAACACTGTGGGCATTGTCGATCAGGGCGAGAAAATCAACCTAGGCTATGATATTGGCGATCGTGTCATCAAAGTGGGCGACATTGAGTTCAACAACTACGATGCTCGTGGTTTTGTGGTGCGTCGTGGCGAACAGAAGTATCGCTACAACAATCGTGGTCAATTGATTCATGCCTTTGAACGCGATCGTTTCCAGAGCTGGTACTACTACGATGATCGCAGCCGCCTGGTCGCTTGGCATGATAGCAAGGGCAACGTTACCCAGTACTTCTATGCCAACCCCAAGACACCCAATCTGGTCAGTCACGTGCATTTCCCCGAACAGGGCAAGACCATGAAGTTCTACTATGATGATCGTGATATGTTGATTGCCTTGGAGCATGCTGAGCAGCGTTACTATGTGGCCACCGATCAGAATGGTTCGCCTCTCGCTTTCTTCGATATGAATGGCGGCATTGTCAAGGAGGTTAAGCGCACGCCTTTCGGTCGCACCATTAAGGACACCAAACCGGACTTCTTTGTACCCATCGATTTCCATGGCGGTCTCATTGATCCGCACACCAAACTGATCTACACAGAGCGACGACAATACGATCCCACGGTTGGTCAATGGATGACACCGCTCTGGGAGACCCTGGCCACCGAAATGTCCAATCCCACCGATGTGTTTATCTACCGCTATCACAACAACGATCCCATCAATCGCAACAAGCCACAGGATTACATGATCGATCTAGATGCTTGGCTGCGACTCTTTGGCTACGAGCTGAACAACATGCAGAGCAATCGCTACACCAAGTTGTCACAGTACACACCTCAGGCCAGCATTAAGTCCAATACGCTGGCACCCGACTTCGGTGTGATCTCCGGTCTCGAGTGCATTGTGGAGAAGACAAACGAGAAGTTTAGTGACTTCGACTTCGCGCCCAAGCCACTGCTGAAAATGGAGCCTAAGATGCGCAATCTGTTGCCACGTGTCAGCTATCGTCGTGCTGTGTTTGGCGAAGGTGTGTTGCTCTCCAGGATCGGCGGACGTGCGCTGGTCAGCGTTGTGGATGGCTCGAATAGCGTGGTGCAAGATGTGGTTAGCTCGGTGTTTAACAACTCCTACTTCTTGGATCTACACTTTAGCATACACGATCAGGATGTCTTCTACTTTGTCAAGGACAATGTGCTGAAGCTGCGTGACGATAACGAAGAACTGCGTCGCCTGGGTGGCATGTTTAACATATCAACACACGAGATTAGCGATCATGGTGGCAGTGCTGCTAAGGAACTGCGTCTCCATGGCCCCGAGGCTGTGGTCATCATCAAGTATGGCGTGGACCCCGAGCAGGAGCGTCATCGCATCCTGAAGCATGCACATAAGCGTGCTGTAGAGCGTGCATGGGAGCTGGAGAAACAGCTGGTAGCAGCTGGTTTCCAGGGTCGTGGCGATTGGACCGAGGAGGAGAAGGAAGAGCTGATACAGCATGGAGATGTGGATGGCTGGATTGGCATCGATATACACAGCATACACAAGTATCCGCAGCTGGCCGATGATCCTGGCAATGTCGCCTTTCAGCGCGATGCCAAACGCAAGCGTCGCAAGTCTGGCAACAGCCACCGAATGAGCTCGAATCGCCGACAACAGCAGAAATATGGTGAAGTGAGTGCGTGA